A part of Streptomyces sp. NBC_01235 genomic DNA contains:
- a CDS encoding SpoIIE family protein phosphatase, translating into MPRTDGQSGRRIRRLDEAHPVESVTIAVTDGDTRVAYWSREAQELLGYTSAEIIGRPLDDLLSADGTTLRHRDGSLLDTQVHLSPLLGATQQQSFLVTTIASPGTGKLQDLMWWLLEQQSPALSIYDREGRLLWSNEAARQAVGLAQSEVRGRRPTEVLQGPAFEELERRILRVGETGEPEYTELVVALPREPRAHAWTADVFPLKDAGGRVHAVGLVGNDYSEQHQSRERMALLSEARTRIGASLDVAGTAQELVDVTVTVSHFADFVSVDLLEDVFRGALPGPGPRTGPLSLRRAAQGGVRPLPPDAAPAVGAIHAHPQSSPIVRCQVTGRTVLAYIQDPDIERWLAKNPVHAAYAHALGTHSLLAVPVRARGVILGTALFLRHAASPDPFTSDDVTVIEDLVAKAAVCLDNARRFTHERGIALALQRSLLPGRPTLHPAVETASRYVPAGGSAGVGGDWFDVIPLPGARVGLVVGDVVGHGISASATMGRLRTAVRTLADIDLAPDELLTHLDDIVTHSGLPQDADDVSAQQIPGDIGATCLYAVYDPVSRICSLARAGHPPPILVGPDATARVVELPAGPPLGLGSLPFEAAEFTMPENSVLALFTDGLIESRHYDLDEGNRILCRALARPQPSLEALCDTVLDTQHLAVDGDDVALLLIRARALGPESLATWDLPSDPAIVAKARKRTCDRLTEWGLDEASLVTELVVSELVTNAIRYGTGPIRLRLIKDRTLTCEVSDGSSTSPHLRRARLTDEGGRGLLLVAQLTERWGTRHTPAGKTIWAEQLLHTA; encoded by the coding sequence ATGCCTCGCACCGACGGGCAGTCCGGCCGACGCATACGGCGGCTGGACGAGGCCCACCCCGTCGAGTCCGTGACCATCGCGGTGACGGACGGGGACACACGCGTGGCCTACTGGAGTCGCGAGGCCCAGGAGCTTCTCGGATACACCTCCGCGGAGATCATCGGCCGGCCCCTGGACGACCTGCTCTCCGCCGACGGTACGACGCTGCGGCATCGCGACGGCAGCCTGCTGGACACACAGGTCCACCTGAGCCCGTTGCTCGGCGCCACGCAGCAGCAGAGCTTCCTCGTGACGACCATTGCGTCACCGGGCACGGGGAAGCTGCAGGACCTCATGTGGTGGCTGCTGGAGCAGCAGTCCCCGGCTCTGTCGATCTACGACCGTGAGGGCAGGCTGCTGTGGTCCAACGAGGCCGCACGGCAGGCGGTGGGCCTCGCCCAGAGCGAAGTCCGCGGCCGACGTCCGACCGAAGTCCTCCAGGGGCCCGCGTTCGAGGAGTTGGAGCGCAGGATCCTCAGGGTCGGCGAGACCGGCGAGCCGGAATACACCGAACTCGTCGTGGCACTCCCGCGGGAACCCAGGGCGCATGCCTGGACCGCGGACGTCTTCCCGCTCAAGGACGCGGGCGGCCGGGTGCACGCGGTGGGCCTGGTGGGCAACGACTACTCCGAACAGCACCAGAGCCGTGAGCGCATGGCCCTGCTCAGCGAGGCCAGGACCCGCATCGGCGCGAGCCTGGACGTGGCGGGCACCGCCCAGGAACTCGTCGACGTGACCGTGACGGTCTCCCACTTCGCCGACTTCGTCAGCGTGGATCTGCTGGAGGACGTCTTCCGTGGCGCGCTGCCCGGCCCCGGTCCCCGCACAGGACCCCTCTCGCTGCGACGGGCGGCGCAGGGCGGCGTCCGCCCTCTCCCGCCCGACGCCGCCCCTGCTGTCGGGGCGATCCATGCCCATCCGCAGTCGTCCCCCATCGTCCGCTGCCAGGTCACCGGCCGTACCGTGCTGGCCTATATACAGGACCCCGACATCGAGCGCTGGCTCGCCAAGAACCCCGTCCACGCGGCGTACGCCCACGCCCTCGGAACGCACTCCCTGCTCGCGGTGCCCGTCCGGGCCCGCGGCGTGATCCTCGGCACTGCTCTCTTCCTCAGGCACGCCGCCTCGCCCGACCCTTTCACCTCCGACGACGTGACCGTCATCGAGGACCTGGTGGCCAAGGCCGCCGTCTGCCTGGACAACGCCCGCCGCTTCACCCACGAACGCGGCATCGCACTGGCGCTCCAGCGGTCCCTCCTGCCGGGGAGGCCGACCCTCCACCCTGCGGTGGAGACGGCGTCCCGCTATGTGCCTGCGGGCGGCAGTGCCGGGGTGGGCGGCGACTGGTTCGACGTGATCCCGCTCCCGGGGGCGCGCGTCGGCCTCGTCGTAGGCGACGTCGTCGGGCACGGCATCAGTGCCTCGGCCACCATGGGCCGCCTGCGCACAGCGGTGCGCACCCTCGCCGACATCGACCTGGCACCCGACGAGCTCCTCACCCACCTCGACGACATCGTGACCCACTCCGGGCTCCCCCAGGACGCCGACGACGTCTCGGCGCAACAGATCCCGGGAGACATCGGCGCCACGTGCCTGTACGCCGTCTACGATCCCGTCTCCCGCATCTGCTCGCTGGCCCGCGCCGGCCACCCGCCTCCAATCCTGGTCGGGCCGGACGCGACGGCCCGCGTCGTGGAGCTGCCAGCCGGCCCTCCCCTCGGCCTGGGCAGCCTGCCCTTCGAGGCGGCGGAGTTCACGATGCCCGAAAACAGCGTGCTGGCACTGTTCACGGACGGTCTCATCGAGAGCCGCCATTACGACCTCGACGAAGGAAACCGCATCCTGTGCCGGGCACTCGCCCGGCCACAACCCTCACTCGAAGCCCTCTGCGACACCGTCCTGGACACCCAACACCTTGCGGTCGACGGCGACGACGTCGCCCTGCTGCTGATCCGCGCCCGGGCCCTCGGCCCGGAAAGCCTGGCCACCTGGGACCTGCCCAGTGATCCCGCGATCGTCGCTAAGGCCCGCAAACGCACCTGCGACCGTCTCACCGAATGGGGGCTCGACGAGGCGTCGCTCGTCACGGAACTCGTCGTCAGCGAGCTGGTCACCAACGCCATCCGCTACGGCACCGGCCCGATCCGACTGCGGCTGATCAAGGACCGGACACTCACCTGCGAGGTGTCCGACGGCAGCAGCACCAGCCCTCACCTGCGCAGGGCCCGGCTGACCGACGAGGGCGGCCGCGGCCTGCTGCTGGTCGCCCAGCTCACCGAAAGGTGGGGCACTCGCCATACGCCTGCGGGCAAGACCATCTGGGCCGAACAGCTCCTCCACACCGCCTGA
- a CDS encoding AMP-binding enzyme has product MLAGDLSVLGTAVIGVPDEKWGEAVVAHVRPRPGLTVDPKALEALSPLVSSTAGGVSTRSCRPAVDREWEPIRD; this is encoded by the coding sequence GTGCTGGCCGGTGACCTGTCGGTCCTTGGGACCGCTGTGATCGGCGTCCCCGACGAGAAATGGGGAGAAGCCGTCGTCGCCCATGTCCGGCCACGGCCGGGTCTGACGGTCGATCCGAAAGCGCTGGAAGCACTCTCGCCGCTCGTTTCCTCGACTGCGGGTGGTGTGAGTACCCGCTCCTGCCGTCCCGCGGTTGATCGGGAATGGGAGCCGATCCGCGACTGA
- a CDS encoding PE-PGRS family protein has product MTLEELKALLRRAGLEIAEPWWAAGPLPLREAWRRIASGETAPTVTVRGDRAAEVNVQWYRIAVETGLFDADGTFLIVMEGPGQRTWARVRLAPGWDFAGVLGELPDGRPKFVAMAVDGDTVLGVTGTAEEVRITVVDRIAERLDSEARAAVQETPSERAQAWESLFEEASASLCRHWANGLSGNPAAPEDVRVALLDATRYPLYRAESAAVVEAAMARTDWGTRETLAEYQPNLTPEQRSRMILSEEEPGRRAGLVWIASRRGVELPAVTCERLAADPSALVRAEVAGLLCLPVPVLTALATDSHASVRAAACGPAWPHLDDRAREGLLADPDGSVRTAALLRRHEDHPMPWSVFEALGLPARAVECCRLEPEVAERLAREDAPGRRRSLARNPHLDTGLVLRLADDPDDDVRFQASVHPGLTEEERARVDFPIDQGLMRNDLAWVVALHDVPDAMRRLAASAHPAIRRSVARARRLPPDVVERLAKDEDRVVHLFLTESCDDAPSQTLLSVWRWWTGSLSHPDRPHGHPNFPRTGLLRYADDPSPRMRRLALDDPDATAELVERACRDSGEEVRARAAGDPRLSAVSAVRLLSDPDSTVRHSAVRHPGLPARVLVGLLRDTETAEQAARHPGLPLPVIRRMLHEIRERGVA; this is encoded by the coding sequence ATGACGCTTGAAGAACTCAAGGCGCTGCTCAGGCGGGCGGGGCTCGAGATCGCGGAGCCCTGGTGGGCCGCGGGGCCGTTGCCACTCCGGGAGGCATGGCGCCGGATCGCCTCGGGAGAGACCGCGCCGACGGTCACCGTCCGGGGGGACCGGGCCGCCGAGGTCAACGTGCAGTGGTATCGGATCGCGGTGGAGACCGGCCTGTTCGACGCTGACGGAACGTTCCTCATCGTCATGGAGGGCCCCGGGCAGCGGACCTGGGCGCGCGTTCGACTCGCACCCGGCTGGGACTTCGCGGGCGTACTGGGCGAACTGCCTGACGGACGGCCGAAGTTCGTCGCCATGGCGGTCGACGGGGACACCGTGCTCGGCGTGACCGGCACGGCGGAGGAGGTCCGGATCACGGTCGTGGACCGGATCGCCGAGCGGCTCGACTCCGAGGCTCGGGCGGCCGTCCAGGAGACTCCGAGCGAGCGGGCTCAGGCCTGGGAGTCGCTGTTCGAGGAGGCCTCGGCGAGCCTGTGCCGGCACTGGGCCAACGGCCTCAGCGGCAACCCGGCCGCCCCCGAGGACGTACGGGTGGCTCTGCTGGACGCGACGAGGTACCCGCTGTACCGGGCCGAGTCGGCGGCGGTGGTGGAGGCGGCCATGGCCCGCACCGACTGGGGGACGCGCGAGACGCTGGCCGAGTACCAGCCGAACCTCACGCCGGAGCAGCGCAGCCGCATGATCCTCTCCGAGGAGGAGCCCGGGCGCCGGGCGGGGCTCGTCTGGATCGCCTCGCGGCGGGGAGTGGAACTTCCCGCCGTCACCTGCGAGCGGCTCGCGGCCGACCCCTCCGCTCTCGTCCGTGCGGAGGTGGCGGGACTACTCTGCCTGCCGGTCCCGGTGCTGACGGCCCTGGCCACCGACTCCCACGCGTCCGTGCGGGCCGCGGCCTGCGGGCCCGCCTGGCCGCACCTGGACGACCGGGCGCGCGAGGGCCTGCTGGCCGACCCCGACGGCAGTGTCCGTACGGCCGCGTTGCTGAGGCGCCACGAGGACCATCCGATGCCCTGGTCCGTGTTCGAGGCGCTGGGCCTCCCGGCCCGGGCGGTGGAGTGCTGCCGGCTGGAGCCCGAAGTCGCCGAGCGACTCGCCCGCGAGGACGCCCCGGGCCGGCGCCGCTCCCTTGCCCGCAACCCGCACCTGGACACCGGCCTGGTCCTGCGCCTCGCCGACGACCCCGACGACGACGTCCGCTTCCAGGCGTCGGTGCACCCCGGCCTCACCGAGGAGGAACGCGCCCGCGTCGACTTCCCGATCGACCAGGGACTCATGCGCAATGACCTCGCCTGGGTGGTGGCGCTCCACGACGTTCCCGACGCCATGCGCCGCCTGGCCGCCTCCGCCCACCCCGCGATCCGCCGGAGCGTCGCCCGTGCCCGGCGCCTCCCGCCGGACGTCGTCGAGCGCCTGGCCAAGGACGAGGACCGGGTCGTCCACCTCTTCCTCACCGAGTCCTGCGACGACGCGCCCTCTCAGACGCTGCTGTCGGTGTGGCGCTGGTGGACCGGCAGCCTCAGCCACCCGGACCGACCGCACGGCCACCCCAACTTCCCCCGCACCGGCCTGCTCCGGTACGCCGACGACCCGAGTCCGCGGATGCGCCGGCTGGCCCTGGACGACCCTGACGCGACGGCCGAGCTGGTCGAGCGGGCCTGCCGGGACAGCGGCGAGGAGGTCAGAGCGCGGGCCGCGGGCGACCCCCGTCTCTCCGCCGTCTCGGCGGTACGGCTGCTGAGCGACCCGGACAGCACCGTCCGGCACTCGGCCGTCCGGCACCCGGGCCTGCCCGCACGGGTCCTGGTGGGACTGCTGCGGGACACCGAGACCGCGGAGCAGGCGGCACGGCATCCGGGACTGCCCCTGCCGGTCATCCGCCGGATGCTGCACGAGATACGGGAGCGAGGCGTCGCATGA
- a CDS encoding DUF6479 family protein, giving the protein MTTTASLQLAAASGLLSLGLFVVGLAVVAVLAGSFWLGARIKSREPARPRPEEQPHLPPGGAVHEVRENREPDEVPRMPEGGRPLTPYELTNMQTRPSADKKRPRWSRGSSGSFGGGGLGAH; this is encoded by the coding sequence ATGACTACCACCGCAAGCCTGCAGCTGGCCGCCGCGAGCGGCTTGCTCAGCCTTGGGCTGTTCGTGGTCGGCCTGGCCGTCGTGGCTGTGCTGGCCGGCAGCTTCTGGCTGGGCGCGCGTATCAAGTCGCGCGAGCCGGCCCGGCCGCGCCCCGAGGAACAGCCGCACCTCCCTCCCGGTGGCGCGGTGCACGAGGTCCGCGAGAACCGGGAGCCCGACGAGGTGCCTCGGATGCCGGAAGGCGGCCGTCCTCTCACGCCGTACGAGCTGACCAACATGCAGACCCGGCCGAGCGCGGACAAGAAACGGCCGCGCTGGAGCCGTGGCAGCAGTGGCTCGTTCGGCGGGGGCGGTCTGGGCGCCCACTGA
- a CDS encoding acyl-CoA dehydrogenase family protein, protein MHLDHTPEQLRLRTELRAYFAELVPDNAYARHTDPVAAKRFYRKTIRRLGADGWLGVGWPKEYGGRGLTPIEQFVFFDEAAQAGVPLPLMALNTVGPTIMRYGTDDQKAYFLPKILAGEIDFAIGYSEPDAGTDLAALKTRAVREGDTYVVDGQKIWTTNGDTADWVWLAVRTDPEAPPHKGITMLLVPTTDPGYSCTVIRTLASHDTTASYYENVRVPVTRRVGAENQGWRLITNQLNHERVTLAAHGTMAIRALHDVQRWATETKLADGRRVVDLPWVRRRLARTHVKLDALKLLNWQMVGALQNGTLTPQDASAVKVYGSEARRDAYAWLMEIVAAPAALQEGSAGAVLHGELERGYRSAVIFTFGGGNNEIQREIISWIGLGMPRVRR, encoded by the coding sequence GTGCACCTCGACCACACGCCCGAGCAGCTACGGCTGCGCACCGAACTGCGCGCATACTTCGCCGAGTTGGTGCCCGACAACGCCTACGCCCGGCACACCGACCCCGTCGCCGCCAAACGCTTCTACCGCAAGACCATCCGGCGGCTCGGCGCGGACGGATGGCTCGGCGTCGGCTGGCCCAAGGAGTACGGCGGCCGCGGCCTCACCCCGATCGAGCAGTTCGTGTTCTTCGACGAGGCCGCCCAGGCCGGCGTACCCCTGCCGCTGATGGCGCTGAACACGGTCGGACCGACGATCATGCGGTACGGCACCGACGATCAGAAGGCGTACTTCCTGCCGAAGATCCTCGCCGGCGAGATCGACTTCGCCATCGGCTACAGCGAGCCGGATGCGGGCACCGACCTGGCCGCCCTCAAGACCCGCGCGGTCCGGGAGGGCGACACATACGTCGTCGACGGGCAGAAGATCTGGACGACCAACGGCGACACCGCCGACTGGGTGTGGCTCGCCGTGCGCACCGACCCCGAGGCGCCGCCGCACAAGGGCATCACCATGCTCCTCGTCCCGACCACCGACCCCGGCTACTCCTGCACGGTGATCCGCACCCTCGCCTCCCACGACACCACCGCCAGTTACTACGAGAACGTCCGCGTCCCCGTCACCCGACGCGTCGGAGCCGAGAACCAGGGCTGGCGGCTGATCACCAACCAGCTCAACCACGAGCGCGTGACCCTCGCCGCGCACGGCACCATGGCCATCCGAGCCCTGCACGACGTGCAGCGCTGGGCGACGGAGACCAAACTCGCCGACGGCCGCCGGGTCGTCGACCTGCCCTGGGTGCGCCGCCGGCTCGCCCGGACCCACGTGAAGCTCGACGCCCTCAAGCTCCTCAACTGGCAGATGGTGGGCGCCCTCCAGAACGGCACCCTCACCCCGCAGGACGCGTCCGCCGTCAAGGTCTACGGCTCCGAGGCCCGCCGGGACGCCTACGCCTGGCTGATGGAGATCGTCGCCGCCCCCGCCGCACTCCAGGAGGGCTCCGCGGGGGCCGTCCTGCACGGCGAGCTCGAACGCGGCTACCGTTCCGCCGTGATCTTCACCTTCGGCGGCGGCAACAACGAGATCCAGCGGGAGATCATCTCGTGGATCGGGCTGGGGATGCCGCGGGTGCGGCGTTAG
- a CDS encoding ferredoxin produces the protein MTSTTSQQELFRFLEDRFACAQACTECARACALRASLVEPDGTEHQEPVRRKGIMCAEVCDATCRVLSEDTSMDEAGIRAQLEWCRTVCLECAHVFDKYPGTEESAAACRACAETCTDFIATLV, from the coding sequence GTGACTTCGACGACATCCCAACAGGAGCTCTTCCGGTTCCTGGAGGACCGCTTCGCATGCGCCCAGGCGTGCACCGAGTGTGCGCGAGCCTGTGCGCTGCGCGCGAGCCTCGTGGAACCGGACGGGACCGAACATCAGGAACCCGTGCGACGCAAGGGCATCATGTGCGCGGAGGTGTGCGACGCGACCTGCCGAGTGCTGTCCGAGGACACGAGCATGGACGAGGCCGGCATCCGCGCCCAACTGGAGTGGTGCCGGACCGTCTGCCTTGAGTGCGCCCACGTCTTCGACAAGTATCCGGGAACCGAGGAGAGCGCGGCCGCCTGCCGTGCCTGCGCCGAAACCTGCACGGACTTCATCGCGACGCTGGTCTGA